GGTCAATCTGCCCTGACTATGTAGAAAATCCAGACTGATTACAAAACTAAAACCAGCTACCTGACCACCTAGCTTTTCAATCAGCTTACTGGCTGCCACTACTGTACCACCTGTAGCTAACAGATCGTCATGGATTAAAATATGCTGCCCTGCCTCAAATGCATCCTCATGTACTTCTATCGTCGCTTGTCCGTATTCGAGCGCATACGATTCGGAAATCGTATTATAGGGTAATTTACCTTGTTTGCGGATTGGAATAAAAGGAAGGTTAAGCCGGGTTGCCAGCATCATACCAAAAAGAAATCCCCTGCTCTCTATTCCCGCTATTGCATCGATTCGTTTTCCTTCCAGCCGTTGTACAAAAGCTTCTACAACTTCCTTACAAAGTTCTGCATCTTTCAGTATGGGTGTGATATCTTTAAAAACTATACCGGGTTTTGGAAAGTCTTCAATATCCCGGATTACTTCTCTCAATCGTTGTTCTATCATCTGATAAGCTAAAATTTCAAATAAGGTTCAAGTTTACGTAAAAAATCTTCATCAAGCAGAAGTACTGCTCTTAAATCATTTATATTTTTATAATTTCCGTGCTGTTTACGGTAGTTCACAATAGCTGAAGCCTGCTTATAGCTTATGTAGGGATGTTTGGCAAGCT
The Sphingobacterium spiritivorum genome window above contains:
- a CDS encoding adenine phosphoribosyltransferase; translation: MIEQRLREVIRDIEDFPKPGIVFKDITPILKDAELCKEVVEAFVQRLEGKRIDAIAGIESRGFLFGMMLATRLNLPFIPIRKQGKLPYNTISESYALEYGQATIEVHEDAFEAGQHILIHDDLLATGGTVVAASKLIEKLGGQVAGFSFVISLDFLHSQGRLTRFNHDIISLVHYT